The Prunus persica cultivar Lovell chromosome G8, Prunus_persica_NCBIv2, whole genome shotgun sequence genome includes a region encoding these proteins:
- the LOC18766388 gene encoding probable glutamyl endopeptidase, chloroplastic isoform X3: MNDRMLVHKVYHRLSLLSLTPHTLPFKPVQFPSALSPASIRARPLNGTVRSLRTTAVMATSRLRNLVPVNAVASEDGSGGASNGSVASTAATTALEDEEDSTLGVRYRLPPQEIKDIVDAPPLPALSFSPHRDKILFLKRRSLPPLAELARPEEKLAGVRIDGKCNTRTRMSFYTGIGIHQLLPDGTLGPEIEVHGFPDGAKINFVTWSPDGRHLAFTIRFDEEESTSSKLKVWVAQVETGIARPLFKSDEIFLNAVFDNFVWVNDSSLLVCTIPLSRGDPPKKPWVPFGPKIQSNEQKSIIQVRTFQDLLKDEYDEDLFDYYATTQLVLASLDGTVKEIGPPAIYTSMDPSPDHKYLLISSIHRPYSFTVPCGRFPKKVDLWTADGKFVRELCDLPLAEDIPIAFNSVRRGMRSINWRADKPSTLYWVETQDEGDAKVDVSPRDIIYTQPAEPLEGEGATILHKLDLRYGGISWSDDSLALVYESWYKTRRTRTWVISPGSNDVSPRILFDRSFEDVYSDPGSPMLRRTPAGTYVLAKVKKENEEGTYILLNGNGATPEGNIPFLDLFDINTGNKERIWKSDKEKYYETVVALMSDEKEGDLPIDHLKILTSKESKTENTQYYILSWPEKKAFQITNFPHPYPQLASLQKEMVKYQRKDGVQLTATLYLPPGYDPSRDGPLPCLVWSYPGEFKSKEAAGQVRGSPNEFAGIGPTSALLWLARRFAILSGPTIPIIGEGDDEANDRYVEQLVASAEAAVEEVVRRGVAHPNKIAVGGHSYGAFMTANLLAHAPHLFSCGIARSGAYNRTLTPFGFQNEDRTLWEATSTYVKMSPFMSANKIKKPILLIHGEEDSNSGTLTMQSDRFFNALKGHGALCRLVILPYESHGYASRESIMHVLWETDRWLQKYCVSHTSTVNVDPDVSKDNSGTVSTDSESKAIAASGGSGPEVSNTEHEGFDSLPRSLL, translated from the exons atgaatGATAGGATGCTCGTTCACAAAGTCTACCATCgcctttctcttctctccctcaCTCCACACACTCTCCCTTTTAAACCCGTCCAATTCCCATCGGCCCTTTCGCCCGCGAGCATCAGGGCACGTCCCCTAAACGGCACCGTAAGGTCCCTCAGAACTACCGCCGTCATGGCCACCTCTAGGCTCCGCAACCTCGTCCCTGTCAACGCCGTCGCTTCGGAGGATGGCAGTGGCGGAGCCTCCAACGGCTCTGTCGCTTCTACCGCAGCTACCACTGCACTTGAAGATGAAG AAGACTCCACGTTGGGAGTTAGATATCGTCTTCCTCCACAAGAAATTAAAGATATCGTGGATGCTCCACCACTTCCCGCCTTGTCATTCTCACCACATAGGGATAAGATACTGTTTCTCAAGCGGAGATCTTTGCCGCCATTGGCAGAACTTGCTAGACCCGAGGAAAAGCTGGCCGGCGTTCGTATCGACGGAAAATGCAATACAAGGACTCGGATGTCGTTTTACACGGGCATTGGGATCCATCAATTGTTGCCTGATGGTACCCTTGGGCCCGAAATAGAGGTACATGGATTCCCTGATGGTGCTAAGATCAATTTCGTTACTTGGTCCCCGGATGGTCGCCATTTAGCCTTCACCATCCGATTTGATGAGGAGGAAAGTACCAGTAGTAAGCTTAAAGTGTGGGTTGCCCAAGTGGAAACGGGGATCGCTAGACCTTTGTTTAAGTCAGACGAAATATTTTTGAATGCCGTTTTTGACAATTTCGTTTGGGTGAATGATTCTTCTTTGCTAGTTTGCACCATTCCCCTGTCGCGTGGAGACCCGCCAAAGAAACCTTGGGTTCCTTTTGGACCAAAAATTCAATCTAACGAGCAGAAAAGCATTATCCAAGTTAGGACCTTCCAGGATTTGCTGAAGGATGAGTATGATGAAGATTTGTTTGACTACTATGCCACGACACaacttgttttggcttctttggATGGGACGGTGAAGGAAATTGGTCCTCCGGCTATATATACATCAATGGACCCCTCCCCGGATCATAAATACCTTTTAATTAGTTCAATTCACAGACCATACTCTTTCACTGTACCATGCGGAAGATTTCCCAAGAAGGTGGATCTGTGGACAGCTGATGGGAAGTTTGTTAGAGAGCTTTGTGATTTGCCTCTTGCTGAGGACATACCCATTGCATTCAACAGTGTGCGAAGAGGGATGCGTTCAATCAACTGGAGAGCAGATAAACCATCAACACTCTACTG GGTGGAGACCCAAGATGAAGGAGATGCGAAAGTGGACGTTTCTCCACGCGATATAATTTATACACAGCCTGCTGAGCCACTAGAAGGTGAAGGGGCAACGATCTTGCACAAACTTGATCTCCGCTATGG AGGGATTTCTTGGTCTGATGATTCATTGGCTCTAGTTTATGAGTCTTGGTACAAAACACGGAGAACGAGAACCTGGGTGATTTCTCCTGGATCGAATGATGTCAGTCCGCGCATCCTATTTGATAGGTCGTTCGAAGATGTATATTCAGATCCTGGCTCTCCTATGCTGCGGAGAACTCCTGCTGGGACGTATGTGCTTgcaaaagtaaagaaagaaaatgaggaaGGCACTTATATACTACTGAATGGAAATGGTGCTACACCAGAGGGAAACATCCCATTCTTGGATTTGTTTGACAT AAATACAGGcaataaagaaagaatatgGAAGAGTGACAAAGAAAAGTATTATGAGACTGTTGTTGCTTTGATGTCTGATGAGAAAGAAGGAGATCTGCCCATTGATCACTTGAAAATATTGACTTCCAAAGagtcaaaaactgaaaacaccCAGTATTATATCCTAAGCTGGCCAGAAAAGAAAGCAttccaaattacaaatttccCTCATCCATATCCACAGCTGGCATCATTACAGAAAGAGATGGTCAAGTACCAGAGAAAGGATGGGGTTCAACTGACTGCAACGTTATACCTTCCACCAGGCTATGATCCATCCAGAGATGGCCCTCTTCCATGTCTAGTCTGGTCTTACCCTGGAGAATTCAAAAGCAAAGAGGCTGCTGGACAAGTTCGTGGTTCTCCTAATGAATTTGCTGGCATAGGTCCAACATCCGCTCTCCTCTGGCTAGCTCGAAG GTTTGCTATTCTATCTGGACCAACAATTCCTATAATTGGCGAGGGtgatgatgaagcaaatgaTAG GTATGTGGAGCAATTGGTTGCAAGCGCAGAGGCTGCTGTGGAGGAAGTTGTTCGACGAGGA GTTGCTCATCCAAACAAAATTGCTGTTGGGGGACATTCATATGGGGCATTCATGACTGCAAACCTCTTGGCACATGCCCCTCATCTTTTCTCTTGCGGAATTGCTCGATCTGGTGCTTACAACAGAACACTTACTCCTTTTGGTTTTCAG AATGAGGATAGAACTCTTTGGGAGGCGACTAGTACTTATGTAAAAATGAGTCCTTTCATGTCAGctaataaaattaagaaaccaATCTTGCTTATCCATGGAGAAGAAGACAGTAATTCCGGAACATTAACCATGCAG TCGGATCGTTTCTTTAATGCTCTGAAAGGTCATGGTGCTCTTTGCCGCCTTGTGATTCTTCCCTACGAGAGCCATGGCTATGCTTCAAGAGAGAGCATCATGCATGTGCTGTGGGAAACTGATAGATGGTTGCAGAAATATTGCGTGTCACACACTTCCACTGTAAATGTAGATCCTGATGTGAGTAAAGACAACTCAGGCACAGTATCTACAGACTCTGAAAGCAAAGCAATTGCTGCTAGTGGAGGCAGTGGCCCAGAGGTGTCAAATACTGAGCATGAAGGATTTGACTCGTTGCCAAGGTCATTGTTATg A
- the LOC18766388 gene encoding probable glutamyl endopeptidase, chloroplastic isoform X4 yields the protein MNDRMLVHKVYHRLSLLSLTPHTLPFKPVQFPSALSPASIRARPLNGTVRSLRTTAVMATSRLRNLVPVNAVASEDGSGGASNGSVASTAATTALEDEDSTLGVRYRLPPQEIKDIVDAPPLPALSFSPHRDKILFLKRRSLPPLAELARPEEKLAGVRIDGKCNTRTRMSFYTGIGIHQLLPDGTLGPEIEVHGFPDGAKINFVTWSPDGRHLAFTIRFDEEESTSSKLKVWVAQVETGIARPLFKSDEIFLNAVFDNFVWVNDSSLLVCTIPLSRGDPPKKPWVPFGPKIQSNEQKSIIQVRTFQDLLKDEYDEDLFDYYATTQLVLASLDGTVKEIGPPAIYTSMDPSPDHKYLLISSIHRPYSFTVPCGRFPKKVDLWTADGKFVRELCDLPLAEDIPIAFNSVRRGMRSINWRADKPSTLYWVETQDEGDAKVDVSPRDIIYTQPAEPLEGEGATILHKLDLRYGGISWSDDSLALVYESWYKTRRTRTWVISPGSNDVSPRILFDRSFEDVYSDPGSPMLRRTPAGTYVLAKVKKENEEGTYILLNGNGATPEGNIPFLDLFDINTGNKERIWKSDKEKYYETVVALMSDEKEGDLPIDHLKILTSKESKTENTQYYILSWPEKKAFQITNFPHPYPQLASLQKEMVKYQRKDGVQLTATLYLPPGYDPSRDGPLPCLVWSYPGEFKSKEAAGQVRGSPNEFAGIGPTSALLWLARRFAILSGPTIPIIGEGDDEANDRYVEQLVASAEAAVEEVVRRGVAHPNKIAVGGHSYGAFMTANLLAHAPHLFSCGIARSGAYNRTLTPFGFQNEDRTLWEATSTYVKMSPFMSANKIKKPILLIHGEEDSNSGTLTMQSDRFFNALKGHGALCRLVILPYESHGYASRESIMHVLWETDRWLQKYCVSHTSTVNVDPDVSKDNSGTVSTDSESKAIAASGGSGPEVSNTEHEGFDSLPRINC from the exons atgaatGATAGGATGCTCGTTCACAAAGTCTACCATCgcctttctcttctctccctcaCTCCACACACTCTCCCTTTTAAACCCGTCCAATTCCCATCGGCCCTTTCGCCCGCGAGCATCAGGGCACGTCCCCTAAACGGCACCGTAAGGTCCCTCAGAACTACCGCCGTCATGGCCACCTCTAGGCTCCGCAACCTCGTCCCTGTCAACGCCGTCGCTTCGGAGGATGGCAGTGGCGGAGCCTCCAACGGCTCTGTCGCTTCTACCGCAGCTACCACTGCACTTGAAGATGAAG ACTCCACGTTGGGAGTTAGATATCGTCTTCCTCCACAAGAAATTAAAGATATCGTGGATGCTCCACCACTTCCCGCCTTGTCATTCTCACCACATAGGGATAAGATACTGTTTCTCAAGCGGAGATCTTTGCCGCCATTGGCAGAACTTGCTAGACCCGAGGAAAAGCTGGCCGGCGTTCGTATCGACGGAAAATGCAATACAAGGACTCGGATGTCGTTTTACACGGGCATTGGGATCCATCAATTGTTGCCTGATGGTACCCTTGGGCCCGAAATAGAGGTACATGGATTCCCTGATGGTGCTAAGATCAATTTCGTTACTTGGTCCCCGGATGGTCGCCATTTAGCCTTCACCATCCGATTTGATGAGGAGGAAAGTACCAGTAGTAAGCTTAAAGTGTGGGTTGCCCAAGTGGAAACGGGGATCGCTAGACCTTTGTTTAAGTCAGACGAAATATTTTTGAATGCCGTTTTTGACAATTTCGTTTGGGTGAATGATTCTTCTTTGCTAGTTTGCACCATTCCCCTGTCGCGTGGAGACCCGCCAAAGAAACCTTGGGTTCCTTTTGGACCAAAAATTCAATCTAACGAGCAGAAAAGCATTATCCAAGTTAGGACCTTCCAGGATTTGCTGAAGGATGAGTATGATGAAGATTTGTTTGACTACTATGCCACGACACaacttgttttggcttctttggATGGGACGGTGAAGGAAATTGGTCCTCCGGCTATATATACATCAATGGACCCCTCCCCGGATCATAAATACCTTTTAATTAGTTCAATTCACAGACCATACTCTTTCACTGTACCATGCGGAAGATTTCCCAAGAAGGTGGATCTGTGGACAGCTGATGGGAAGTTTGTTAGAGAGCTTTGTGATTTGCCTCTTGCTGAGGACATACCCATTGCATTCAACAGTGTGCGAAGAGGGATGCGTTCAATCAACTGGAGAGCAGATAAACCATCAACACTCTACTG GGTGGAGACCCAAGATGAAGGAGATGCGAAAGTGGACGTTTCTCCACGCGATATAATTTATACACAGCCTGCTGAGCCACTAGAAGGTGAAGGGGCAACGATCTTGCACAAACTTGATCTCCGCTATGG AGGGATTTCTTGGTCTGATGATTCATTGGCTCTAGTTTATGAGTCTTGGTACAAAACACGGAGAACGAGAACCTGGGTGATTTCTCCTGGATCGAATGATGTCAGTCCGCGCATCCTATTTGATAGGTCGTTCGAAGATGTATATTCAGATCCTGGCTCTCCTATGCTGCGGAGAACTCCTGCTGGGACGTATGTGCTTgcaaaagtaaagaaagaaaatgaggaaGGCACTTATATACTACTGAATGGAAATGGTGCTACACCAGAGGGAAACATCCCATTCTTGGATTTGTTTGACAT AAATACAGGcaataaagaaagaatatgGAAGAGTGACAAAGAAAAGTATTATGAGACTGTTGTTGCTTTGATGTCTGATGAGAAAGAAGGAGATCTGCCCATTGATCACTTGAAAATATTGACTTCCAAAGagtcaaaaactgaaaacaccCAGTATTATATCCTAAGCTGGCCAGAAAAGAAAGCAttccaaattacaaatttccCTCATCCATATCCACAGCTGGCATCATTACAGAAAGAGATGGTCAAGTACCAGAGAAAGGATGGGGTTCAACTGACTGCAACGTTATACCTTCCACCAGGCTATGATCCATCCAGAGATGGCCCTCTTCCATGTCTAGTCTGGTCTTACCCTGGAGAATTCAAAAGCAAAGAGGCTGCTGGACAAGTTCGTGGTTCTCCTAATGAATTTGCTGGCATAGGTCCAACATCCGCTCTCCTCTGGCTAGCTCGAAG GTTTGCTATTCTATCTGGACCAACAATTCCTATAATTGGCGAGGGtgatgatgaagcaaatgaTAG GTATGTGGAGCAATTGGTTGCAAGCGCAGAGGCTGCTGTGGAGGAAGTTGTTCGACGAGGA GTTGCTCATCCAAACAAAATTGCTGTTGGGGGACATTCATATGGGGCATTCATGACTGCAAACCTCTTGGCACATGCCCCTCATCTTTTCTCTTGCGGAATTGCTCGATCTGGTGCTTACAACAGAACACTTACTCCTTTTGGTTTTCAG AATGAGGATAGAACTCTTTGGGAGGCGACTAGTACTTATGTAAAAATGAGTCCTTTCATGTCAGctaataaaattaagaaaccaATCTTGCTTATCCATGGAGAAGAAGACAGTAATTCCGGAACATTAACCATGCAG TCGGATCGTTTCTTTAATGCTCTGAAAGGTCATGGTGCTCTTTGCCGCCTTGTGATTCTTCCCTACGAGAGCCATGGCTATGCTTCAAGAGAGAGCATCATGCATGTGCTGTGGGAAACTGATAGATGGTTGCAGAAATATTGCGTGTCACACACTTCCACTGTAAATGTAGATCCTGATGTGAGTAAAGACAACTCAGGCACAGTATCTACAGACTCTGAAAGCAAAGCAATTGCTGCTAGTGGAGGCAGTGGCCCAGAGGTGTCAAATACTGAGCATGAAGGATTTGACTCGTTGCCAAG AATAAATTGCTGA
- the LOC18766388 gene encoding probable glutamyl endopeptidase, chloroplastic isoform X2, whose protein sequence is MNDRMLVHKVYHRLSLLSLTPHTLPFKPVQFPSALSPASIRARPLNGTVRSLRTTAVMATSRLRNLVPVNAVASEDGSGGASNGSVASTAATTALEDEEDSTLGVRYRLPPQEIKDIVDAPPLPALSFSPHRDKILFLKRRSLPPLAELARPEEKLAGVRIDGKCNTRTRMSFYTGIGIHQLLPDGTLGPEIEVHGFPDGAKINFVTWSPDGRHLAFTIRFDEEESTSSKLKVWVAQVETGIARPLFKSDEIFLNAVFDNFVWVNDSSLLVCTIPLSRGDPPKKPWVPFGPKIQSNEQKSIIQVRTFQDLLKDEYDEDLFDYYATTQLVLASLDGTVKEIGPPAIYTSMDPSPDHKYLLISSIHRPYSFTVPCGRFPKKVDLWTADGKFVRELCDLPLAEDIPIAFNSVRRGMRSINWRADKPSTLYWVETQDEGDAKVDVSPRDIIYTQPAEPLEGEGATILHKLDLRYGGISWSDDSLALVYESWYKTRRTRTWVISPGSNDVSPRILFDRSFEDVYSDPGSPMLRRTPAGTYVLAKVKKENEEGTYILLNGNGATPEGNIPFLDLFDINTGNKERIWKSDKEKYYETVVALMSDEKEGDLPIDHLKILTSKESKTENTQYYILSWPEKKAFQITNFPHPYPQLASLQKEMVKYQRKDGVQLTATLYLPPGYDPSRDGPLPCLVWSYPGEFKSKEAAGQVRGSPNEFAGIGPTSALLWLARRFAILSGPTIPIIGEGDDEANDRYVEQLVASAEAAVEEVVRRGVAHPNKIAVGGHSYGAFMTANLLAHAPHLFSCGIARSGAYNRTLTPFGFQNEDRTLWEATSTYVKMSPFMSANKIKKPILLIHGEEDSNSGTLTMQSDRFFNALKGHGALCRLVILPYESHGYASRESIMHVLWETDRWLQKYCVSHTSTVNVDPDVSKDNSGTVSTDSESKAIAASGGSGPEVSNTEHEGFDSLPRINC, encoded by the exons atgaatGATAGGATGCTCGTTCACAAAGTCTACCATCgcctttctcttctctccctcaCTCCACACACTCTCCCTTTTAAACCCGTCCAATTCCCATCGGCCCTTTCGCCCGCGAGCATCAGGGCACGTCCCCTAAACGGCACCGTAAGGTCCCTCAGAACTACCGCCGTCATGGCCACCTCTAGGCTCCGCAACCTCGTCCCTGTCAACGCCGTCGCTTCGGAGGATGGCAGTGGCGGAGCCTCCAACGGCTCTGTCGCTTCTACCGCAGCTACCACTGCACTTGAAGATGAAG AAGACTCCACGTTGGGAGTTAGATATCGTCTTCCTCCACAAGAAATTAAAGATATCGTGGATGCTCCACCACTTCCCGCCTTGTCATTCTCACCACATAGGGATAAGATACTGTTTCTCAAGCGGAGATCTTTGCCGCCATTGGCAGAACTTGCTAGACCCGAGGAAAAGCTGGCCGGCGTTCGTATCGACGGAAAATGCAATACAAGGACTCGGATGTCGTTTTACACGGGCATTGGGATCCATCAATTGTTGCCTGATGGTACCCTTGGGCCCGAAATAGAGGTACATGGATTCCCTGATGGTGCTAAGATCAATTTCGTTACTTGGTCCCCGGATGGTCGCCATTTAGCCTTCACCATCCGATTTGATGAGGAGGAAAGTACCAGTAGTAAGCTTAAAGTGTGGGTTGCCCAAGTGGAAACGGGGATCGCTAGACCTTTGTTTAAGTCAGACGAAATATTTTTGAATGCCGTTTTTGACAATTTCGTTTGGGTGAATGATTCTTCTTTGCTAGTTTGCACCATTCCCCTGTCGCGTGGAGACCCGCCAAAGAAACCTTGGGTTCCTTTTGGACCAAAAATTCAATCTAACGAGCAGAAAAGCATTATCCAAGTTAGGACCTTCCAGGATTTGCTGAAGGATGAGTATGATGAAGATTTGTTTGACTACTATGCCACGACACaacttgttttggcttctttggATGGGACGGTGAAGGAAATTGGTCCTCCGGCTATATATACATCAATGGACCCCTCCCCGGATCATAAATACCTTTTAATTAGTTCAATTCACAGACCATACTCTTTCACTGTACCATGCGGAAGATTTCCCAAGAAGGTGGATCTGTGGACAGCTGATGGGAAGTTTGTTAGAGAGCTTTGTGATTTGCCTCTTGCTGAGGACATACCCATTGCATTCAACAGTGTGCGAAGAGGGATGCGTTCAATCAACTGGAGAGCAGATAAACCATCAACACTCTACTG GGTGGAGACCCAAGATGAAGGAGATGCGAAAGTGGACGTTTCTCCACGCGATATAATTTATACACAGCCTGCTGAGCCACTAGAAGGTGAAGGGGCAACGATCTTGCACAAACTTGATCTCCGCTATGG AGGGATTTCTTGGTCTGATGATTCATTGGCTCTAGTTTATGAGTCTTGGTACAAAACACGGAGAACGAGAACCTGGGTGATTTCTCCTGGATCGAATGATGTCAGTCCGCGCATCCTATTTGATAGGTCGTTCGAAGATGTATATTCAGATCCTGGCTCTCCTATGCTGCGGAGAACTCCTGCTGGGACGTATGTGCTTgcaaaagtaaagaaagaaaatgaggaaGGCACTTATATACTACTGAATGGAAATGGTGCTACACCAGAGGGAAACATCCCATTCTTGGATTTGTTTGACAT AAATACAGGcaataaagaaagaatatgGAAGAGTGACAAAGAAAAGTATTATGAGACTGTTGTTGCTTTGATGTCTGATGAGAAAGAAGGAGATCTGCCCATTGATCACTTGAAAATATTGACTTCCAAAGagtcaaaaactgaaaacaccCAGTATTATATCCTAAGCTGGCCAGAAAAGAAAGCAttccaaattacaaatttccCTCATCCATATCCACAGCTGGCATCATTACAGAAAGAGATGGTCAAGTACCAGAGAAAGGATGGGGTTCAACTGACTGCAACGTTATACCTTCCACCAGGCTATGATCCATCCAGAGATGGCCCTCTTCCATGTCTAGTCTGGTCTTACCCTGGAGAATTCAAAAGCAAAGAGGCTGCTGGACAAGTTCGTGGTTCTCCTAATGAATTTGCTGGCATAGGTCCAACATCCGCTCTCCTCTGGCTAGCTCGAAG GTTTGCTATTCTATCTGGACCAACAATTCCTATAATTGGCGAGGGtgatgatgaagcaaatgaTAG GTATGTGGAGCAATTGGTTGCAAGCGCAGAGGCTGCTGTGGAGGAAGTTGTTCGACGAGGA GTTGCTCATCCAAACAAAATTGCTGTTGGGGGACATTCATATGGGGCATTCATGACTGCAAACCTCTTGGCACATGCCCCTCATCTTTTCTCTTGCGGAATTGCTCGATCTGGTGCTTACAACAGAACACTTACTCCTTTTGGTTTTCAG AATGAGGATAGAACTCTTTGGGAGGCGACTAGTACTTATGTAAAAATGAGTCCTTTCATGTCAGctaataaaattaagaaaccaATCTTGCTTATCCATGGAGAAGAAGACAGTAATTCCGGAACATTAACCATGCAG TCGGATCGTTTCTTTAATGCTCTGAAAGGTCATGGTGCTCTTTGCCGCCTTGTGATTCTTCCCTACGAGAGCCATGGCTATGCTTCAAGAGAGAGCATCATGCATGTGCTGTGGGAAACTGATAGATGGTTGCAGAAATATTGCGTGTCACACACTTCCACTGTAAATGTAGATCCTGATGTGAGTAAAGACAACTCAGGCACAGTATCTACAGACTCTGAAAGCAAAGCAATTGCTGCTAGTGGAGGCAGTGGCCCAGAGGTGTCAAATACTGAGCATGAAGGATTTGACTCGTTGCCAAG AATAAATTGCTGA